CGGGCCTTCTTGCCGTACTTATGGTCATGAGTGTTTTTTTAGCTGCTTGTGGTGACAAGGGAGCGGAGGATCAAAGCAGCCAAACCTATGATCCGAAGTCCAAACTGGAATTTACCTGGTTAAACGTATTGCATACAGCTTCGCCGCCTACAGAAACGATCAAAAGTAAAATCGAAGAATACACCAATTCCAAAATCACCTTCAACTGGGTGCCGGATGCTTCCAAGGAAGAGAGAATCACCACTGCATTAGCCTCGGGTGAATTGGCAGATATGGTGACTCTGACGATGATGACAAATTCTTCAGTGCGGAGTTCATTGAAATCGGGGTTATTCTGGGATGTAGGAAAATATTTGGATGATTATGAAAATTTGAAAAAGATCCCGCCTGAAGTGCGGGAAGCCGCTTCCATTGAAGGGGTGCTGTATGGTGTTCCGTTCCAGAAGAATCTGGCTCGTGCGGGTCTGGTCATTCGTCAGGATTGGCTGGATCGCTTGGGTCTGAAAGTGCCGACGACGCTGGATGAGCTGTATGAAGTTGCGAGAGCGTTTACAGAAGATGATCCAGATGGGAATGGCAAAAATGATACGACAGGGTTTGTTGACAGATCGGATCTGCGCTACAGCAGCTTTAAAACTTTAAGTTCCTATTTTGGTACACCGAATGGCTGGAAAGTAGATGAAAGTGGAAAGTTTACGCCGGAATTTGATACTCCTCAATACATGGAAACGTTAAAGTATTCGCAAAAGCTATACAAAAACGGCTATCTCTCTAAAGACTTTGCGGTAACTGCCAAAACAGACCAGCAGCAACAATTTGCTCAAGGCAAAGCAGGTATTTATACGGGCATGATCGATATCTCTAACCTCAGAACCTTGTCCCAAGGCTTGCAAAAGGGGTTGAAGCTGGTACCTGTCAATAAGATTTCGAATGGAGATGGCAAATACCACGTATGGTCTGAGGGCAGCGGGGTAGGTGGGTTGCTGGCGTTTCCTAAATCCGAAGTAAAGACGGAAGCTGAGCTGAAAAGACTGCTGCAATTT
This DNA window, taken from Paenibacillus kribbensis, encodes the following:
- a CDS encoding extracellular solute-binding protein, which codes for MKKGIAMKKGVSGLLAVLMVMSVFLAACGDKGAEDQSSQTYDPKSKLEFTWLNVLHTASPPTETIKSKIEEYTNSKITFNWVPDASKEERITTALASGELADMVTLTMMTNSSVRSSLKSGLFWDVGKYLDDYENLKKIPPEVREAASIEGVLYGVPFQKNLARAGLVIRQDWLDRLGLKVPTTLDELYEVARAFTEDDPDGNGKNDTTGFVDRSDLRYSSFKTLSSYFGTPNGWKVDESGKFTPEFDTPQYMETLKYSQKLYKNGYLSKDFAVTAKTDQQQQFAQGKAGIYTGMIDISNLRTLSQGLQKGLKLVPVNKISNGDGKYHVWSEGSGVGGLLAFPKSEVKTEAELKRLLQFVDDLIDKDVYMYMTGGIEGTHYKIEKDGAFKIIDTDLWQADVQPFSSSRPSEVTYNLKDANPEKELANELVRENNKFAVLDPTVPLDSVTANEQGTELEKIITDASFKFIMGELDEAGFKAAVENWKKSGGARITAEYEEAYKKSKK